The following coding sequences are from one Geothrix sp. window:
- the rplA gene encoding 50S ribosomal protein L1, which yields MAKPGKKYRAAAAKIEDRPYELKDALTIVKDTAFAKFDETVEVHMRLGVDPRHADQMVRGTIVLPHGTGKTMRVAVIAGGEKIKEAEAAGAEIVGGDELVEKIAGGFLDFDALVATPDMMKGVGRLGKVLGPRGLMPNPKTGTVTFDVAKAIKEIKAGKVEYRVDKTGIIHAGVGKLSFGVEKLEENAKALIDAVHKAKPATAKGKYVKTIYIASTMGPSVTLNTSVEK from the coding sequence ATGGCAAAACCTGGAAAGAAGTACCGGGCTGCCGCGGCCAAGATCGAAGATCGCCCCTATGAGCTGAAGGACGCTCTCACCATCGTGAAGGACACGGCATTCGCCAAGTTCGACGAGACGGTGGAAGTGCACATGCGGCTCGGAGTGGATCCCCGCCACGCGGACCAGATGGTCCGCGGCACCATCGTCCTGCCCCACGGAACGGGCAAGACCATGCGTGTGGCTGTGATCGCAGGCGGCGAGAAGATCAAGGAAGCGGAAGCTGCGGGCGCCGAGATCGTGGGCGGGGACGAGCTGGTCGAGAAGATCGCCGGCGGATTCCTCGACTTCGATGCCCTCGTCGCGACCCCCGACATGATGAAGGGCGTCGGCCGACTGGGCAAAGTGCTCGGTCCCCGCGGCCTCATGCCCAACCCCAAGACCGGGACCGTGACCTTCGACGTGGCCAAGGCCATCAAGGAGATCAAGGCCGGCAAGGTGGAATACCGCGTCGACAAGACCGGCATCATCCACGCTGGCGTCGGCAAGCTCTCCTTCGGCGTCGAGAAGCTGGAAGAGAACGCCAAGGCCCTCATCGATGCCGTCCACAAGGCCAAGCCCGCCACGGCAAAGGGGAAATACGTGAAGACGATCTACATCGCCTCCACCATGGGCCCCTCGGTCACCCTCAACACCAGTGTTGAGAAGTAG
- the rplK gene encoding 50S ribosomal protein L11 produces the protein MAKKITGYIKLQLPAGEATPAPPVGPALGQHGVNIMEFVKQFNAKSVGAVEKGTTLPVVITVYADRSFSFILKTPPAAVLIKKKLGLDKGSATPNKTKVGKITKAQLAEIAKVKMPDLTAGSLEAAVRSIAGSARSMGVDVID, from the coding sequence ATGGCAAAGAAGATCACTGGCTACATCAAGCTGCAGCTGCCCGCGGGCGAGGCCACCCCGGCACCTCCCGTCGGTCCGGCCCTGGGCCAGCACGGCGTGAACATCATGGAGTTCGTGAAGCAGTTCAACGCGAAGTCCGTGGGCGCGGTCGAGAAGGGCACCACGCTGCCCGTCGTCATCACCGTCTACGCCGACCGCAGCTTCAGCTTCATCCTGAAGACCCCGCCCGCCGCCGTGCTCATCAAGAAGAAGCTCGGCCTGGACAAGGGCAGCGCCACGCCCAACAAGACCAAGGTCGGCAAGATCACCAAGGCCCAGCTCGCCGAGATCGCCAAGGTCAAGATGCCCGACCTCACCGCCGGCAGCCTCGAGGCCGCCGTCCGTTCCATCGCCGGCTCCGCCCGCTCCATGGGCGTCGACGTCATCGATTAG